The Tachysurus vachellii isolate PV-2020 chromosome 23, HZAU_Pvac_v1, whole genome shotgun sequence genome segment ctgcttctctacattactacggtagaaaagaggtgttatttgtgtaataagagcgtttagctcaggaattattgactcgggaaattccaatctgtgaatatgcgccaactttacttaagtgctATCGGGTGCGTCTTGATGAcgtcagaatccattcaatttATTCAGACTGTTCATTCaattctctcatgaataatttcctaaacggcatgccataacatatatattacatactgtacttatgctacatatttatctgcacttgtctatttgcacaattgctactctttgcagttctggtagatgccaaactgcatttcgttgctgtgtacctgtactatgcaatgacaataaagttctatctatctatctatctatctatctatctatctatctatctatctatctatctatctatctatctatctgtctgtctgtctgtctgtctgtctgtctgtctgtctacctaccTTCAATCATGATTCAATCATGTGGCCACAGCATAATGCATAAATCCATTCAGATACATCTGTTAAGAACTTTAATTAATGTTAACATTTGTAGCTGTGGAGCAAAATCGGAGGCAGCAGCTTGTAATTTCTATCAGCAGATCTCTGAATTTTGCATTAATTACCTCTTTAAGCTCTGTGCTATGAAAAATATTGCGATTAATAACCCGCTGTGtggtggctgtgtttgtgtattttttcctttttttaatcatcctTGTTGATTGAACATGTAATTGTCCATGTTCTTGTTTGAAACAATAAACAGCAGGGTTAAATTAACCTTACGCACACATCACTTGCTTTGCAACTGAAAGTGCAGAACAGAAAGATCCAAAGCCAGCAGTGAGTCACCTCAACTCAAAAAAGCTGGTTGCCAAGCAGTCCAAGGCACATATAAACATCTCCACCACCTCCACACTCacttgtgtgtatatctgtCATGGAAGGACACAGAGAGTAAACCTATTATAAACATCAGCACGGGAAAATCAGCACATACAGAGCTGACTGTTCCTACtagaagaaacaaaacacacttcCCGTATTTGCAGCagaaaaacaggacacagacaccTGCTCACGTAGCAGGAGGTGCGTGAGAAAGATCAAAAATTCTGTAATGAAATATGAGAGGTCCAAACAAGACCTGAAAATTGCATGGCTAATATTGTGTTCAGCCATTAAGCACAGTTTCCTGAGCCCTAAATTTGCATATAACTGTAATATataaaccaacaacaacaaacatacaaacgTTACAAAAAAGAAGTACTAACCCAGGCTTTAACATATATTATTCCCTACCATGGCACTCAGATAGTTACATCTTTGAACCTGCAGATACAACACTAGGttatatttgtttgcttttagaACAACAAATGTAGCTGTACCTTTTTCTAATTGTGCAATAATTATTATCAATGGTAATTGGATGGCAATAAATTTAAAACATCAACACTCATCAAAAATAATGTTACACCCCAAGTGACCTCATGCTTATATTCGAACATcatcattaaattaatttagttCCCAAAAGTGTTGTGAGCTGCGTTAGCATACTGCGTGATAGTAAAGACTACTGTTTGTCTTAGTCAAAATATTTAGAGTGCTTGACCTGATATAGCTGCTGTAGACTCCTTGTTCCTAATAACACAAGTCTTTGTATATAAACAACATAATTAATCTACGTCTTTTTGTACGTAAATGTATAACAATTGCAAACACTGGAAATTGAGATCTAAACTAGAAGCCAATGCTCTGCCTTATTGCTGCTACATTGTTTTATGGTAAATCTCCATTTGTGATCAGAGCAAGTCATTGTTCTGAGTCTGAACtgttatatatttcatataattattattatgctaaTTAATACTGCATGATAAAATTCTCACTCCCGTATGTTGACAGTCAAGTAGCACAATGCGACAATTGAATGCTCAGtgagtttgtgtttctgttgaaAGTGTTATTATGAAACACTTGTGTAAGtactgatacaaaaaaaaaacatgataaacGGCACTTCAGATGAATGAACAATGAATACAAACTAGCCAAGGTTTacagtgacttagtggttagcatttacggcatttagcagacacacttatctagagtgacttacattttatttcaatttatacaagtgagcaattgagggttaagggccttgctcaggggcccagcagtggcagcctggtggccctgggatttgagctcatgaACTTTCGAGCAGTAGTCCAATACCTTAAACGCTGGGCTACCACATGCTGCATTTTTGCCTCTCACTTTGGGGATTTAACTCTTACAATCTTTGGGAATTTACAGGGAATTTATATGTGTGCTTTGAGTGTTTCTTACCCAAATCACCCCATGCATCTATAAATTGTCCCTAAACtctgaatgggtgtgtgaatatgtgtgtctTGCAATAGGCTGGCATTCCATCTAGCTTGCTTTGTGCCCCGATTCCACTGGAATAGGCTCCAGTCTCCCTGCACCTCTGTGTAGGATAATGGATGGCTAGATGGAAAAAACTAGTCCTATCAAACCATCAGCATAACCTGAGTGCAGCTTACAAGGTAACCACCAGATGGCAAAATTGGACCATTTTCACTCTTTACCTGCTGACGTTATAAAGTCATCTTCAGTCTAAAGcttaatgaatgaatcatcCTGCGTCTATCTGCTGAACAGCTggattttaaaagtaaaatgacCACACatcttattaaataaacatcatttaaagGTCCTTAAATGGTAAATCTATTCATATCTTATATCTTTGTCAGCTTGGACTTTCATGTCAATACTTCAAGCctttttttgaaataaatatcatGTGCCATCTCAGTAGACCTTAGATTAAAATAACTGCATCATTTTGAGTactatttttagaatttttttatgaaatacgcTGAAATCATCATCATAGCTGACTCCACTCATAGCTCATACAACTCAGGTCACATCCCTAGCCTTTtataaatagaattattttagTATAGGGGACTATTTAATACAACAGTAAGCGTTTTTGATTGTTGCCCCATCTGTGTAACCAGAAGCGTTATCAGTGCAGCAGCAGcgagaggaggaggatgaggaggatgaggaagaggaggaggagggaaatCCCGTCTGACGGACCCCGAGTCTGAATCACGTCTACATGCTATGGAAGGCCAAACCTTCCAAAAGAGCAGGAAAAAGCTTTGCCatgtgtaaagaaaaaatattgttGTGTTAATATTCAATGAAATGCAATTAGGAAATGCCTAAAAGTTCAAATAACACATGATGTGAACATGACAATCgagttaaataaaagtttttactATAGTATTAAAGTGCAAGATTATAGACAACAGATGTTGATATAGATTATTTACAGTGGGGTCTAAACGTCCAAGACTACAgtaaaaatattgtattatttaatttaaaactgaATGGAAACTTTTAGGattctaaaaaatataaaacaaaaataactgtaATCATTTACATCAGGAGAAGATTTAGCGTGTTTTGACACTTCTGGCTATCCACAATAAGCTGAGCATCGCCTACTCTACAGCCTCTGCATGGAGTGATGGTGATTCTCCGCAAAACGCCCCGCCCCACTTATGACGTCAGTGACTCTACTCTGCCATAAATAAAGGGGGACCCTTCTCATCTCTCATCATAAAACAGTGATCACACTTGGGAAGAGCTACAGAAGGAGCTATAAACGAAAGCACTGAAACTAAAGGGAATTTTACTTGCTTCACATCCATTGGAGTTCTACACTTGGGCATTGGACGAGCTTACATGTATGTATTACATTGATTTATTCTATTGTTAATgcttataaaatgttaaaaaagcatttaaagatTACATTTGCATATagtagatttaataataatatatacatatatatcttaAAATATCAATCATTATATCTatagtataaatattttatttataataataataataataataataataataataataataataataataataaatacagcacTTTGCTTGCATGTAGTTTATTATAGGGACTAATTCCCCATCgtttcacattttaatttttcagaTCTTAGTCTACTTTCTGATCAAGTGAGGTGTTTAGCTTGAGTTTTACGCAGCCAGTTGTGAAGCCATGACTTTAAACAAAGGCGATAAGTTGCGGAACATGGACAAAAGGAGAGGGAGCACGCCGTTTCCCATGCACCATCAAACCCTGCACCGGAGGAGCATGCCGGTGGACGACCGTGAACTGCGCTCCTCTATGCCACCGGTGCTGGCGGGCGAGCTGTCCAACCTGACGCGCTGCACGTCCTACAGTCCCGGCGAGCAGCACCGCGACAGCTGCGTGTCCGATTCCTCCGACTCTGTCATCTCTTCTGGTAGTGACTCAGACGGACACATCTACAAGGTCGTACTTTTGGGAGAGCACGGCGTGGGGAAGTCCACACTCGCACGGATATTCGGCGGATTGGAGGACACGCACGACTACGAGGACGCAGGTAAAGGCTGTGCACATGCGTGCGTAATTATGTCCCAGTGATTAGGGTGTATTCCAAGGACAACCGGAGCCATTAGGATCACCccatcagactgtgtgtgtttgagtgtcttAAGAGCAGTGGAATGCGTTATGGAATGGAACAAGACTTATTGATTGCTGCTATTTCCATCCAGTTAGCAAGGCCTCCATTACCCACAAAGAGATCAGCTGCTGTCAATCATTGCATACATTAATATAGTAGTTCTAAATGGCAGTGCTGGCTTGCCGTGGAACTTATACTTTAAAGTGCTGTAGACTAAACTGatcatatattttctttctttcttctaggAAACACATATGACAGATCTATTGTTGTCGATGGAGAGgaagcaaatattttattgtatgacATCTGGGAACAGGTGAGTTAGACACAGTTGAACAATATAAGGGTTTTAGAAATATGCTGTTGCTGTAAACGCACAGcacacaatatacagcagcaatgTAATAACCAGATACACATTTTATGATCTCCTAGGACAACAGTCAATGGCTGAAGGatcagtgtatgtgtatgggtgATGCCTACATCATTGTCTATTCTGTGACGGACAAGTCAAGTTTTGAGAAGGCATCAGAACTCCGCATACAGCTCCGCCGGGCACGACAGTCGGAGAACATCCCAATCATCCTGGTGGGAAACAAGACTGACTTAGTACGCTCCAGAGAAGTGTCAGTAGATGGTAGGTACCCTCTGTCTGCTCTAGGATCATTAGTGTGCAAACCCTACTCGCCATCCTTGTTCATTCATTCCATCTCTAGCTCACTTCATCACTGCTGGAGTTACATATCCATTCCGTCACTGACTGATGCATGGAAGAATAATCAAATCCCTAACTGTCCTCAGCTACTGAATAATCAGCATACGAAATAAGAGAAGTGCAGGAATAAACATAGAAATGAGCTGATTAAAAGAGAGTCTGTTTTTAGACTTTCTAAATTACGCTACTTACTGCATGCTAAACATGTTAAGTCTGCTGCCCCCACCCCCATCTTTAGTCCTTGGTCCTTGGTTCCTCACTCCAAACATTTAAAGCTGCTAATGTAATGTATCCATTCTTAGGCTAGTAATGCATGGCAGATAAAGTAAACAAGATACCACACCCCTGCACACTGAGTAATACCCAGTTCTTTTAATCTATATTCATTTTACCTTAACTTTTTCTTGTAGAGGGAAGTGCATGTGCTGTTGTTTTCGACTGCAAGTTCATCGAGACCTCTGCATCGCTACATCACAATGTCCGCAATCTGTTTGAGGGCATCGTGCGGCAGATCCGCCTGCGCAGGGACAGCAAGGAGGAGAATGCCCGACGCATGGCTAACTGCAAACGCCGTGAGAGCATCAGTAAGAAGGCCAAGCGCTTTCTGGGTCGCATAGTCGCACGCAAGAACAAGAAGATGGCCTTCAGGCAGAAGTCCAAGTCATGCCATGACCTTTCAGTGCTCTGAGCAAGATGGACTTGTAGAGCCACCATGAccagaagctgtgtgtgtatttttgacACTAACTCAAGGACTAGACAACTGTACTATCTttgcatattttatattgtaaaacagacaaacagaaccCAACAATAGTCAGTGGTATCAAATTGCATGAGGCTTTTTAagtttagatattttatttcatattttcttttctttttttgccttaAAGTTGTTAGTGGTCAATTTCTAGCAGTGCAAGTAGAAGTTAAAGCCTCAAAACCATTTGCTTATGGACTGAGAACTCTGCCTTCTCAAGAGAAGAGTTTGTGAATGCAGTAGCAATTGTACTGATGTACAGCTCCCAAAGGTGGGATACACTTTCTCATGTACGTGTCTAAAAGATGAGCACAATTCATTTTCCTCACTGATATGAGATAATGGAATCATATTTACTTGAATCTGAGTGCGCAGGTACGTACTTCAGCACTTCAGAAACACAGGATTGGGGTTTGGGGAGAGACTCTGGACTGAGAATTTTCACACGTTTAAATCATCAGAATATTATTTAAGTGCAAGGTGTAATTGAATATCGTAGAAGCAATAAATTATgtgtttttcaaaatgtttgatTTGCACTTCCAGTTAATATTATTCAAttgttaattttattacatgtttacactgattttataataaagaattaatttAAAGAATGACATCTTCGTTTTTTTGCtaacacgctaacacacacacacacacacacacacacacacacacacacacacacacacacacacacacacacacacaatttcctcAGGAAGCCCATTTGCATTAAATGTATCCCCTCATCCATATGTAGGTGTGGAATTATTCAAGACTTGTTGACCAAGAGTATCATTAAAGGAAACAAGGTAGTTAAGAGCTTTTGCATAAATTTAAGGAAGTTAAACATTAATTCTCTGAGAGTAGAAACAGTTCCCTCACACTGAAGTCTAACCATTCTGTCTTTGTTGTGGATCAGAGCAGATACCCAGCTACTTTAACAAGGTAAGTTTTTCTAAAATCCATAGAAATATGAAGgatatatttacaaaaacagATGAACAATAGATATGTAGGCCTTATCATTGCAGCAATGCTAACTTATTTTATAGGTTATGTTTTTTAATACTCTTAATGCATAAACTGACATACTCGACTTCCTAATCAGACCTAATCTGAAATGACTTCCAAACTTTAAAGCAATTATCCTGATCCTAACATCTACGTGCATCAAAACCTTGATGTTCATTGTTAGCCATCTTGATGTTTTTGAACGATATTCTGATTGATGAATCAAATTACTGAAGTAGATTCACTTTAGTGAGTCAAAATTCCCATCACTGATCTCTATATCTTGTTGAAGTCTATAACAGTTTTTGAGA includes the following:
- the rrad gene encoding GTP-binding protein RAD; the encoded protein is MTLNKGDKLRNMDKRRGSTPFPMHHQTLHRRSMPVDDRELRSSMPPVLAGELSNLTRCTSYSPGEQHRDSCVSDSSDSVISSGSDSDGHIYKVVLLGEHGVGKSTLARIFGGLEDTHDYEDAGNTYDRSIVVDGEEANILLYDIWEQDNSQWLKDQCMCMGDAYIIVYSVTDKSSFEKASELRIQLRRARQSENIPIILVGNKTDLVRSREVSVDEGSACAVVFDCKFIETSASLHHNVRNLFEGIVRQIRLRRDSKEENARRMANCKRRESISKKAKRFLGRIVARKNKKMAFRQKSKSCHDLSVL